The Scyliorhinus canicula chromosome 13, sScyCan1.1, whole genome shotgun sequence genome contains a region encoding:
- the LOC119975674 gene encoding extracellular calcium-sensing receptor-like, which produces MRSLAIWTLLFLLSLTKLSLEIQPTCKQRERFNSGVSQNGDIVLGGLFPIHFGTTPDENTFRSKPQPMRCFLLRQRELRWVQTMIFAIEEINRNPKLLPNVTLGYKIFDSCHTHSDSLKGTLKLLNEEDETESSYRCAATPIVPIIVGDASSSQSIAASRLLAPFNIGLVSYASSCTCLSDKREFPTFFRTIPSDGVQVKALVKLVQRFKWIWVGIVTEDSEYGRFAIISFIEEVSKFETCIAFIEFMSPESTRIKLLGVIETIKKSTAKVVIIFSLEHATKSLAIELRRHNITDIQLIASEAWITSVRLWTKETQEIFSGTIGFGIRRAEIPRLREFLVKLHPSRTPDNPFVEELWRDVFGCRVKFSNQSLEKETSPYKPCTGLESLETIQNAYTDVSQLRISHNVYKAVYAIAHALHNLKSCENGKGPFINMTCGQGSRILPWQLLHYLKEIRFTTQFGEEVSFDKNGDPVASYDVINWQQGVDGSVQFVNVGYYDAALPEGEEFVLNESRIVWHGSQNRVPISICSGICPVGTRKGARKGQPICCFDCLPCSEGEISNQTDSSECTKCPRDYWSNKARNQCIPKEIEFLSFHSTMGIALVAISLFGACITGVVAAVFLYFLNTPIVRANNSELSFLLLISLILCFLCSIAFIGQPTPWSCMVRHTVFGVSFVLCISCILSKTLVVLMAFKATLPASNVMKWFGPKQQRSIVFLCTLIQIIICVIWLVTSPPLPSKNTKYQSAKIILECDVGSTVAFCCVFGYIGLLAGICLLLAFLARALPDKYNEAKFITFSMLIFFAVWVTFIPAYISTPGKYTVAVEIFAILASSFGLLSCIFAPKCYIVLLRPEENTRKHLMGRVPDGVVQLRL; this is translated from the exons ATGCGGTCGCTTGCTATTTGGACGCTTCTGTTCCTCCTCTCACTCACGAAGTTGAGTTTAGAAATTCAACCTACGTGCAAGCAGCGGGAAAGGTTCAATTCCGGAGTCTCTCAAAATGGAGATATTGTTCTGGGTGGTTTATTTCCAATACATTTCGGAACAACGCCAGATGAGAACACATTTCGTTCTAAACCTCAGCCAATGCGCTGCTTTCT GCTCCGGCAAAGAGAGTTGCGCTGGGTCCAGACGATGATCTTCGCAATAGAAGAAATAAACAGGAATCCAAAGCTGCTTCCTAATGTAACATTGGGCTATAAGATATTTGACAGCTGCCATACACACTCCGATTCGCTGAAAGGAACCCTCAAACTACTGAACGAGGAGGATGAGACCGAATCCAGTTACAGATGTGCGGCCACTCCGATAGTACCCATCATTGTGGGAGATGCATCATCTTCACAGTCCATTGCCGCCTCACGTTTGTTGGCTCCCTTCAATATAGGCCTG GTCAGCTATGCTTCGTCTTGTACCTGTCTGAGTGATAAGCGCGAATTCCCAACTTTCTTCAGGACAATTCCCAGTGACGGCGTTCAAGTCAAAGCGTTGGTGAAACTGGTGCAGCGCTTTAAATGGATTTGGGTTGGGATTGTAACAGAAGACAGTGAATATGGCCGATTTGCCATAATATCCTTTATTGAAGAAGTTTCTAAGTTCGAAACATGTATCGCCTTTATTGAGTTTATGTCTCCGGAAAGCACCAGAATCAAATTGCTTGGGGTTATAGAGACTATTAAAAAGTCCACTGCTAAGGTGGTCATAATATTTTCTCTTGAGCATGCGACAAAGTCTTTAGCAATAGAACTCAGGCGGCACAACATAACGGACATTCAGCTGATTGCAAGTGAAGCCTGGATCACATCTGTCAGATTATGGACTAAAGAAACACAGGAAATATTTTCTGGAACAATCGGATTTGGAATTCGGAGAGCGGAAATCCCAAGACTGAGGGAGTTTCTAGTCAAACTCCACCCTTCCAGAACACCAGACAATCCCTTTGTGGAAGAACTCTGGCGGGATGTTTTTGGGTGTCGCGTTAAATTCTCAAACCAGAGCCTAGAAAAAGAAACATCTCCTTACAAACCATGCACAGGTTTAGAAAGCTTGGAGACCATTCAAAATGCATACACCGATGTATCACAATTGCGAATTTCGCACAATGTGTACAAAGCAGTATATGCGATAGCTCACGCTCTTCACAATTTAAAATCGTGCGAAAATGGGAAAGGCCCATTTATCAATATGACGTGCGGCCAAGGATCCCGCATTCTCCCCTGGCAG CTTTTACACTACCTGAAGGAAATCCGCTTCACAACCCAGTTTGGCGAGGAAGTGAGCTTCGATAAGAACGGAGATCCTGTTGCCTCCTATGACGTGATAAATTGGCAGCAGGGCGTTGATGGGTCGGTGCAGTTTGTTAACGTTGGATATTACGATGCAGCGTTGCCGGAAGGCGAAGAATTCGTGTTGAATGAAAGTAGAATTGTTTGGCATGGATCCCAAAACAGG GTACCAATATCAATATGCAGTGGCATTTGTCCAGTGGGAACACGAAAGGGCGCTCGAAAAGGGCAACCAATCTGTTGCTTTGACTGTTTGCCATGTTCTGAAGGAGAGATTAGCAATCAAACAG ATTCTTCAGAATGTACCAAATGCCCCAGAGATTACTGGTCCAACAAGGCAAGAAATCAATGCATTCCAAAAGAGATTGAGTTCCTCTCCTTCCACTCCACCATGGGAATAGCACTCGTAGCAATTTCACTGTTTGGAGCTTGTATCACAGGAGTTGTTGCAGCTGTTTTCTTATATTTCCTAAACACTCCCATTGTAAGGGCCAACAATTCGGAGCTAAGTTTCCTTCTGTTAATCTCATTAATACTCTGCTTTTTGTGCTCCATTGCATTCATTGGGCAGCCAACACCATGGTCATGTATGGTGCGCCACACTGTGTTTGGGGTGAGCTTTGTTCTGTGCATTTCCTGTATTCTCAGCAAAACTCTGGTCGTCCTGATGGCATTTAAAGCAACGCTCCCGGCCAGTAATGTGATGAAATGGTTTGGACCCAAACAACAAAGATCAATCGTCTTCCTCTGCACATTGATTCAAATTATAATATGTGTGATCTGGTTGGTgacatctccccctctcccatctAAAAACACCAAGTATCAAAGTGCAAAGATTATCCTTGAGTGTGATGTGGGTTCCACAGTTGCTTTCTGCTGTGTGTTCGGTTACATCGGACTCTTAGCGGGTATATGTTTACTTTTAGCCTTCTTGGCCCGGGCCTTACCGGACAAGTACAACGAAGCTAAATTTATTACCTTCAGCATGCTGATCTTTTTTGCAGTTTGGGTAACTTTCATCCCAGCCTACATAAGCACTCCCGGAAAATACACGGTGGCCGTGGAAATATTCGCAATCTTGGCATCGAGTTTCGGATTACTGAGCTGCATCTTTGCTCCAAAATGTTACATTGTCTTACTCAGACCAGAGGAGAACACGAGGAAGCA